The nucleotide window ATGCGGTGCTGGACCTGCCCCCCGACCAGGCTAGGCCTGCCGCCTATTGCACGGCCCAGGGGCGCTTGCTGGCCAACGGCGTGATCTGGTCCGATGCGCACGACCAGCGCATCAGCCTGATGGTGTCGCGCGACCTGGCAGATGGCCTGCTGCGTCGGCTGCGCCTGTTCGTCCTGCGGGCCAAGCTGGATCTTTCGTTGGCCGAAAATCATGTGATTTCAGGCGTCCAGGGACCAGCCCTGGTGGCTGAAGCACTGCATGGCCTGCCGCCCTGGTCACGCCAAACTCTGGACGGCGTCGATTGGATCGTCGCGCCGCACACCAGCGCCGCCCGGCCTGCCGCCTGGCGTATACAGCCTGCGCCTCGCTTACCCACAGACGCGCATCTGGCTACCCCTTGGCATGCGGCGCAGATCGCCAGCGGCTGGCCTTGGATACGCCTGGCCAGCCAGGATATGTTCTTGCCTTCTACCCTGAACATGGATGTGAATGGCAGCATCGATTTTAAAAAGGGGTGCTATCCGGGTCAGGAAGTCGTGGCGCGCAGCCATTACCGAGGAACCGTGAAGCGACGCCTGGCCTGGGGGACGGCCTCCTGGCAAAATTCGCTGCCTGTGCCCGCCGCAGGGACGGATCTTTATGCGGCAAATCACGCTGCGCCTGCCAGGCCCGTCGGACGACTCATTGCATGTGTGCTGCTGGATGGACAGCTGTATGTGGCAGCCGAAACTACACTGATAGACGGCCCAGAAGCACCCTGTGTCATCGGCAGCGCCGATGGCCCGATGCTGATGCTGCGCTTGGCAGACCCAGGGCTATCCGCATAAGCCCCGGCGATTTCGACCCTGAACACACAAGCTGCCCCCCGAAAAACCAGGGGGGCAGTACGTCGTCAGTGCGGCTGGTGATACAGCTTTAGAATGCTGGAGAAATCCAGCTTGCCATTACCCTGCGTGCTATGCAGGGCATATAGGTTGCGGGCCAACTCACCCAGGGGCGTGGTTGCGCGGGCTTGCATGGACGCCTCGGCTGCCAGGCCCAGATCCTTCAGCATCAGATCCACGCCGAAGCCGCCCTCGTAGTCGTGCGAGGCAGGCGCCTGTGCCATCACGCCTGGCCAGGGGTTGTATAGTTCAGTCGCCCAGTTGCGCCCCGAGCTTTTGGCAATGATGTCGGACAGCGTCTTGGGGTCTAGGCCATTGGCCACGCCCAGCGCCAGGGCCTCTGCCGTGCCTGCCATCTGAATGCCCAGCAGCATGTTGTTGCAGATCTTGGCGACCTGCCCTGCGCCGGCCGCGCCCGCATGAAAAATATTTTTCCCCATGACCTGCAGGTACGGCATGGCGGCGGCCAGGTCGTCATCGGTGCCGCCGACGATAAAGGTCAGGGTGCCGGCCACGGCCCCCCCGGTGCCGCCTGACACGGGCGCGTCGATCATGCGGATGCCCTGCTGGGCGGCGGCCACGGAAACCTTGCGCGCCGATTCAGGCGCAATGGTGCTGCATTCCAGGACCAACGTGCCCTTAGTGATGGCGGTCAGCAAGCCGTTTTCGCCCAGGTACAGGCCCTCGACGTGGCGGCTGGCCGGCAGCATGGTAATGACCACATCAGCCCCGACGACCGCCTGGGCTGCTGAATCTACCGCCGTGGCCCCGGCATC belongs to Castellaniella sp. and includes:
- a CDS encoding folate-binding protein, with protein sequence MKNAFEIDGQWPLDDLAVIQLQGPDAAEFLHGQLSNAVLDLPPDQARPAAYCTAQGRLLANGVIWSDAHDQRISLMVSRDLADGLLRRLRLFVLRAKLDLSLAENHVISGVQGPALVAEALHGLPPWSRQTLDGVDWIVAPHTSAARPAAWRIQPAPRLPTDAHLATPWHAAQIASGWPWIRLASQDMFLPSTLNMDVNGSIDFKKGCYPGQEVVARSHYRGTVKRRLAWGTASWQNSLPVPAAGTDLYAANHAAPARPVGRLIACVLLDGQLYVAAETTLIDGPEAPCVIGSADGPMLMLRLADPGLSA
- the mmsB gene encoding 3-hydroxyisobutyrate dehydrogenase — encoded protein: MSSTIAFIGLGHMGGPMAQNLIKAGHTLRVFDLVPAALKAATDAGATAVDSAAQAVVGADVVITMLPASRHVEGLYLGENGLLTAITKGTLVLECSTIAPESARKVSVAAAQQGIRMIDAPVSGGTGGAVAGTLTFIVGGTDDDLAAAMPYLQVMGKNIFHAGAAGAGQVAKICNNMLLGIQMAGTAEALALGVANGLDPKTLSDIIAKSSGRNWATELYNPWPGVMAQAPASHDYEGGFGVDLMLKDLGLAAEASMQARATTPLGELARNLYALHSTQGNGKLDFSSILKLYHQPH